AAAAGGAAGCAATGCTGTTGGATGGGATTGGAAATTTATACTGTACATCTGccttatatttcagaataaaaaGCACTGTTAATGCAAGCAAATAGTTTGTATTTCTATATGGTTATGCATTGTATAGAGATGCATTTAAATCATTATAACTAAATATCTGCTAAATTGTATACCACTGGAAACATGTCTTAACCATAGGACTAGAGAGGAGGTGGTGCAGTGTGATCAGGTGACTCCAAGaaattttgtaaaaaataattttataatttgTAGGaataacaaaaacacttttaaaatttgGAATTTTAAATGCAACATTCTCTCTGGGAGAAATAAAGTTGAGTTGTGTTTCTGTAAACAGCTGTACCAGCTATATTTTAGATTAACTAGCAAGCTTACCTAGAGAAGCAAAAGAATACATAGATGATGTTGGTAGCAAGCTCCACACTCTGCTTCCAGTCTTCCCTTAGGACTCTTGCCAGAGCACCTAGTGCAGTCTCTGagcaacaacaaatacaaaaggaCGAGATGCAAATTGGAAACTGCTTTGGAAGAAGCATGTTTAGTACCAGTAAGTATAAAACATGcattgtcaaaataaaagcatagtgaagcattccTGGAGGGGCAATGCTTAGTTTAAAAAATAGTCTGGCCTGATTTTCAacaaaggacatttttacctgGTGTTAAAGactaagtagcggggttctgaaaaatatagtgttacacgtcacCATGTGTCgccacaactgtttaaataatgtagctgtaattgttattttcattgttaatatcctgacaactttttacacataattgtAAAGTCtgattcaaagctgttttcaaaatgtctgctctagtgcactgatagtgtaagcagtattgcccacattgtcaaacaggtatcACAGCAATAAAGATGTGGTAGGGAAAAGAAAAGACAGAGCACTTTTCCTGCAGTAATTTAGACGACAGATCTCAAACCgtagtgcactagagcagccatttcgtaaaaaaatgtgtgcatgttaacaatgaaaagaaaaaacacaggtacgttatttaaacatctttagcaacacgtgggggcgtatgatgctatattttttggaaccctccTACTTACTCTATAAATGTCGTCAGTGGGTGTATAAAGGAGAGAAAATAGAAAGAAGCCTCTAACAGAAGAACTTAGTTTTATAGGCAGGTGGCACAGAATCACAAGAATATAAACAGACTAGCATGCATAGGTTTAGACTGCCAATCCGCATTCAAATAAATTCACTACTTTTACCTTTTAATATTTTCTTATCATGGTTGATTTAAGACATAAGTACACTGAAAGTGTCTTACCattttgcagcaattcttccaggTTGTCAGGGTTGCGAGCCAGCTGTAGGATTAGTGCAGAACCTCTGACTTTATCAGGAATTTCTTCATACAGCAACTCAATGTAATCATCCATGTCATTAATGTTGGCCACCTCATCAATCTGAAATAACAGGGCCATAATCAACAGAGAACAAAATACGTTTCAGTTGGAAATGTTCGTATCAGCACCATGGCTCCTTACCTCCATCCCCTCGAAGGGAGGCGGGTCCTTTGGTTTGCTCAGCTTCTTCTCTTTCTTTTCTGCaaacattaatttatttaaatatgataaTGGCTACTGGTAGTTCAAATgcaggttatttaaaaaaaaaaaaacagcttgatcATCTTTTGCTACCCTGACAAAAAGCTTTTGTACGCTTGCATAAAAGCAACAGTGATTGTTACCAAAATACTGATGTGACATCAGCTCTGATCCTCACACCCACCTCTCCCAGTGGGAGTGTCCCTTCGGTTTTGCAGGTAGAACAGCAGCTGCTCCACCTCAGCCAGTTTAGATGTGTGGATCAGCTTACACTCCTCCACTACCTTCCGTGAAAGGGATGCAATGTCAGTGTTGGCATTCAAGCTCTTGAGGCGTATGCTAGGAgggaatattacaaaaaaaattaaataatttaaagctTATAATTTTTGTTTGCCACTAATATGATATATTAGCTGAAATGGTAAAAATGCAGTGTATTGCATATGAACATATATGTGCATCCAGTAATAGTAAATGTGTGTGTAATCTATTTAGTTTATGCTTATAAATATTTCCCCTTACACTTTCTGACACTCCTTTCTTTCCCCCAGCATGGGGTCCCCCATCTCCCCAAGAATAGTTGCTTCCACCTCATAGTGAACAACAAGGGCCTTTTCAGTTGGGTGGACATCTATGTTCCCTCCCTTcacttttctgaaaaaaagggatACAACAAATGTGTCACATACTTTTCACATCACTATTTGTTGTCATACTTTGCAAGACACTTGAATGGgttatattaatagtataacaTATTGCAATCTGTATACCATGACATACATAGACTTAAAGGCTTTAAAACTATGCAAAGTGTTTTTCTTTCACTAGTTAAACATGTTTCATTCAAGACACCTAGTCGCATGCAAAGAGGTATAAAAAGTAGTTGACAATCCAAAGAGAATCCAGCCACTGCATTGTGATGCCCACACCTTGCAGGGGTGGGTATCAGAAAATATATTGGTGCAAGTCAGGGATGGGCACATATTGACTGTTATTCTGAATCCCAGTAAATAACCCATCAATGATaacactgatttttgtttttaaatccccaAATGATAGGAGTTCAAAAGAAAAACGTATGTGTTCATGCAACATACAAGGTATGACATCACTGTGCTCAAACATCACCAGTGCTGTATGACATCTCGGTCACCGCattaaacagtatttatttatttatttatttttatcgaTCAGGTGTTCAGGTTAAGCATTTGAATGGTAAGAATATctgataataataaacataaaatgaatactgtaaattacagtattattaattacatatatattttttttaaatcaaaagggGATACAAAGGCATAGACACGTAGTATACCGTTAATAAATCTCATAGTGCTAAACGATTGATAAAtacgttattttatttttaaataaaaacagtccTCACCCAACCACACAACACTGATATGGATTATTGCAGACTACAGACAGTACGTCATGCAAATACTAATGTTTGTATAATCAGAATAATCaaccaatgaatgaatgaatgaatgacagTTGAACGTTTCGAATAATCTGCTATTCCTGTACTAAATATGTATTAAACAGGTCCCAATATACACATATGACATTGATTCATCAGTTAAACTATTAGCAATGGCCAGTCACACTATTCAATCGCAACAGTCGCTTTGCAGAAATAACAGTGAACAAAATCAATGTAATTGTTTACCTTTTCAGATACCGCGCATCTTCTACCTGCATTGTGCTCCAGATTCCCAAACAGTATCCGGGattaagctttatttatttattttatttattttagcaaaacaataaaaataatattgttattttGGTACTGATTTGAAATTCAGCTGTTTTTTGTTGCTAGGGAGAGTCCCAGCATGCACTGCAGAGACCACTCCTGTATATACAGTCTGAACACAATGGTATTACGTGTCCTTTTCTGTGTTAGCGCCATCTCATGGGGAGGAGGACATTTTCAGGCATTTTTTATTTGAGGAAATCAATATTACGAAATGTCCCAGAACTAAACGAAACAGgcgcaataaaaataataaataaataaataaataaataaataaataaataacaatattaataatatctCTGCTGGTTTCAGAACACAAAATCTTGAGACAGACACCCACATTAAGGTCACTACTCCTGACATAATTTGCTTCaattttacaaatgtaatttCAGATAAAATAATTTAGCTTAGTGGACATAATTAAATCTGGCCTCTTTTAACTCATTCTCCACTAAGTAAAGTTAAGTTTGAATCTGGACTTcttcaaattatatataataccccccccccccccccccccccccccaatcataacaggatgtaaaaaataaataaaagtaataaatatattacattctCACAGATTTATAAGACAAGTTAACTAAGCTATATTTTCACATGCATactcacacacataaacacatagGTTCAGCATATTCAGTATACCGGTTATGTTTTTGATAGTAGAATCACAGCAAGGTTCCTTGAGGGATATTATTAGCTTTTAAATTAGACATTTTTCATTTCTTACAAATCTGTTTAGTGTGTTCTCTGTTGGGGGTGAGGGTCTTTTTAAACCTGGAGATTATTAAGTATGAGGTAGTATTCCCTCACACTTAGCAATATATTTGTTCAGCTTCAGTAGCTTTAAGCCCCTGCTGGGTGAGGGATCAGAGCTGCTCAGTTTCAATGTCATTTCCAAGGCCCAGCTGAAATAGCAGTGACAGGGAGCTGCaactgtccacacacacacacacacacacacacacacacacatacactcttcTTCCAACCTCTCTGCTAGCTGGGACCTGAACTCCTCTCCAGACATGGATTACATGGGTGCTCATCTTGCCTTTAAATCGCGCTGGAAAGCGACAGACGTTGATCTCTGTCGACACAGCATGTCTTTCGTTCTGCACAATTGCATTAGGAACGACTTCTTTGTGAGCTATCTGTTCCTGCTGGAGAAAATCCCTCTGGGTAAGGCTTCTCGTGAAGGGCCAGGGAGACACTGCATTGCACGGCATGGAGCTGTATTCCACAGCTGAGGGCTGAGTAGTGCATTGCTTTCTGATTTCTCTGGATTATTAGATCATAAGCAACCCAGGCTTGGCCATTGCGTGAAATGTTGCCAAGTCCTATTGATAATATTTGTGTCAACACGTAAAGGGCAAAGTGCCCTGGATTGATTATCAACATGCTTAAGACTAATGTATCCAATTTCACTTAACTATTTTTTCTAATCTTATTTTTAAGATtatttctaaaactgcatatTCAAACCACTAGAAttgttctatctatctatctatctatctatctatctatctatctatctatctatctagctagctagctagctagctatttTTTGTGTCTGGTAGTTATTTCTGTCTCTCACTTTCTGGTTTTCAAATAGTATTTGTATAATGGGATTCTACATTGATATCATAaatatcttcttcttcttcttcttcaaactgctcctgtttGCACGCAGTGTAaacaatcaacatgaaacttgatAGGTATCATCCTGTGTaaattacagttcagatgcaaaaataaaaaatgcactcCTGCTTCAACAAAGATGGCGGTtgatgcattttttggaaaaacctttcaaaatcttcttcttgggaaccggtgaaccgattgatctgaaactttgcagatgtcatcagcaaccagacccgcttcaagtttgcaaAGCAGAAGTTGTTGCGATAaagtttactatcaaaatggctgatACAAATTTTACCGAAACGCACTCCTAACAGCAAACTGCGTTTATTTGAAAACCGTTTGACCAACAAACTTCAAACTTGGTAAGCATCGTCCTGGTGACAATGGAAAACAATGATGTCAAAATGGTGATGTTAGCTTTGATATGTGGAAGATCTACAACCAGCTATGATGGAAGTATACTTTAATTTGACACAGTATAAAATATTTTACCAGGAGGAGTCTGAATAAAATTAGCTAACTTATTTTAAAGGGCTGTAATCTGGCTGGGAAAAAAAACCCACCTTCAATACACGTTCAAgtgttaataaaaacacacatcctGTTAACAGACATGTATCCTCTTTTGTAAAATACAGTAGCatgcactaaccctaaccctaaccctagccctaccCAAGCATACACTAGCTCTTCGGCTATACCTCAGTAGAATACTGtttattattagtttgttttatttagtagtATGACTcacctgctttgttttgtttctgttcatTTTTAGTCTAGCATGTTAAATGTATGATGATTACTTGACAGTTAAACTCTATGCCTTGACCAGTGAAGTCATCGATGGGGAAAAGCAGTTCTATGTCCGAGCACAACATTTCTACCAAAATGTGCCTGCCACAGAGGAGGGGATGATGGGTGACTTCCTTGAACTGTCGGAAGTTGACATTGAAGGCTCCAGAGAATTCTTAAAAAAATTTGTTGGGGTAAGCCAATGTGGGCATTTTCCTAATCTACACATCCACTAATTGTTTTCTTCCAAAAAGGAGCATAGCCCCcccttttaatatatgtaaatacCCTTCAGTGCagaaagaagaaaacattttactcGCATTGCTTGTAAGATGACTGCACAAGCAATCTCTATTTAAACCTGTCAACTTTGACAACAGTTTGTCAGGGATTCCTAACTGCTATACTGAAATAAGTTTTAACGCAGCACTAGCACTGAACTCCATGACCAGGGTTTATCTCCAGCTGTTCGCCCATTAATGTTTCTTTCTTGCATCCCCCAGTGACAAAAGgatacagacagacacctccactGAAATAGCTCACATTGCCAAGCTTTATTACTGTAGGCGGCATATGAAGGGGAGTGGAAGACTAATGATTTATGTGACAGTGTACTATTTATAGTTCACTGACGGTGTACTTGACTTGCCAGTTTCTGGAGGTTTTCTGCAGATCATAATCTCATAGCATTTACACAATAATATAACTTGCCatcattgcacagtgtgattgtGCACCAGTCACAGCTATCTAAAACTCAGGGTTACACAGTTTCTACACAGTCAGAACTTATTTGGATTGTTGGTTGTGTACAATGGATAGAAAATTGTCTATCTCCTAGCATTGAAACCCATTGAGTGCAGTTTGTCTCCGTCTCTGACAGGGTCCAGGGAAGGCAGGCACGGCATGTGCTCTAGACTGCGGTTGTGGGATTGGCAGGGTCAGTAAGAACGTCCTCCTGCCCGTGTTTGAGAAAGTGGAAATGGCTGACATGATGGAGAACTTTCTCATCCATGCTCACGAGCATTACCTAGGCGACGATGCAGACCGCGTTGAGACCTACTACTGCTACTCCCTGCAGGACCTGACCCCTCCCGTTAAGAAGTATGATGTCATCTGGATACAGTGGGTCGCATGTAAGTGCTGTCAGGAACCTTTTGAAAACTAGATATATCGGTATATGCACGGGATCTAAttctgattttttgttttttgtaaactgtTATATTATTACCAGCCTAAAACCTTTAAATGGTCCTTCTGAAACATTGATGGTAATCAGTATATTAATTAAGATTTGAACCCCATCCAGTATAATGAAACACTTTAAGGATGGTCACCTGTCTGAGCGGTAGTTGATCATCATGTTGGAGCAAAGTGTGCTGCTGAAGTGTAGAGCCCTTACCACCCTAATCACATTAATGTACAATATTGCTGGGCCCCTGTGTTATTGAATGATGCAGAAATAATAGCTTCATATtcgtagaattttttttttatacctacaACCCTTAAGACGTTTTTTAAATTCTGCTGTAAAAGCAAAGTGCAGAGCTATCACTGGGTAAATTAGGAATGGTAGGTGATTTTTTCTGAGATCTCATCACGATCTACAGGGTGTAGAAGCAGCTGGGGATATTTTTAACTTCTTTTAGTTCTAGTGTCTGGTTTCGCTTTCAGCGGCATTCATGATGAAGTGTCAGGAGGTGTGTGTTTGAATTACATGGCACTTAATTAACTTGTGTCATTAAAGGGTGGTTTCTCTTGCTATTCGGTAAAGGTAAGCATAGGGACACCTGTGAAATATTTAGCAAAATCTAAATAGCTTAGGAAcgagcacaaaaataaataaataaataaataataataataaaaaaacatttttcgtGTAATTTTTAGCTAACACAAAGGTTTATTATTGCTCATTCACTGTGTTATTATACAAGCATCAGGGGTACTTAAGATGTGTATATAGTTCAAGATCCTTTCAGATAAGATTGATATATTATATGTCCATTCATTAGTAAGTTTGAATGTGTGTGCCACACTTGTATTGTtagctacagtatactgtaccttAAGAACTGTTAATCACATCTGATGAATCTTTGTAACAACACCCCATTAATCAAAAGTTGACCTACTTATACAAGTTTGGTTTTCATtggttacaattttttttaacatactggTGACCTACTTACAAATTCCATTCTATATATAGATGTATGTAACGGTTGGCTCTGTCACCTAAAATGTGCTATTTGTATCTTTGATATATTATTTACAAAGCTTGATTTGTATGGGGTTTCATACACTAGGCTTCTCTTTTATCATTTCAGGTCACCTCACTGACAAAGATTTGTCCTTGTTTCTGACGAGATGCAAAGCCAGTCTTAAACTGAACGGAGTTATAATTTTAAAGGATAACATGGCCAGAGAGGGCTGCAGGTTGGACCCAGATGACAGCAGTTTGATCAGACACATGGACATTGTCAAGAGCATtatccataaaactgatctggaGATCATCTGCACACAGAAGCAGGAGGGCATACCCGAATCATTCGTTCCTGTATGGATGATTGCCTTGAAGTAGACTACTTAGGACTGCAGTGTTTGTTGTAGAAAGAAAGACCAAAGATTGGTACAAGCcatattattaaaacacacacacacacatattgccCTTAGTGACAGAGGATCTCAATTCTGCATGGTTGAACATTATTATTCCATTGACTTCATACTCAACTTCAACAGGGGAAAAACTGTGCATATGAAAGGAACAATATTGTATCATTTATAAACAACTAGAGTAGAGATAAATTAAAGCTACTCTCAGTGTATTCAATATCATTACATTTGGCTGACAATGTTATATTACTGTAAATCTGCTGATCAGCCACTTAAAGATAATTTGTAAATCAATCACACACAGAGTCAGGCCCCTCACTCCCCTGAAACAAGATTATTTTAATGTCATTCTTTTTTAGTacaagcttgtgcacaacaactgCACATTCTTGGAATGCGAGGGGTAATTAACTGTAATAGCTGTGTGCGTGGTGAGAATGCCAGCATACATTTGTCCTCTCAGctgtaaagtctgttttgattaatcAGATATAGTTTTGTATGCAGGGAAACCTTTGTAAACCGTCTAGAACACATTTTTACTGTCAATCATTGTATAATCCAttacaataaatatttattcCAAGAACAAAAATCgtatttaaaaaattttaaaaaatgcaatctgtAGTGTGCTGTTGAAAccagtcacttattttagactggtgtacatttatttttgtgtgataTCTACCTACATTTGCCactaaaatatattgtttcttTAACAGTTGTTCTACAGTTTTGGTCTGTATATTTATACCTatctatttttataatatatgttTTGAATAGATCAGAAAAGATGATGTGTTTTGTGTCAAAACTTAGCAACTATTTGAATGTTAgtctatttattaaaaataatatatacgtTGTGTTTTCTAGTCATGCGGTATTGGTTCAGGCTATGGAAAATCACAATGTTCAATTTCTAAGTCACTATAATTTACAGGATATAGAAATGATtgtctataaaaaaaagaaaaacaacttccAGTTCAGTCTATCAagattccttttaaaaatcttttaaccatgtttattaatatttatttctcattATCCAGGTATGCATTCCTTTGTTATTAATCGTTGTAATTTATTGTAACTAAGGTCTTTTGGCCCCTGAATTTTGTGTCCAAATACCTGAAGGTGGTATGACAGGGAGAGTAACTAACTTTACCAAGAAAGGACAACATCTAATTTATCAAAGTGTTTCTgtaaaaaatcagtaaaaatgcTTTCTACCTGTCTCGGTATGGTAACTGTTTATTTATCTGAATTGCACTTGCAAAATGGTGTGTGGCTAGAAACTTTGTAAACTATTAATgctattttgtttttgattagatTTTGTCCCAATTAACCAGAATTGCTACTTGTCCTCCTTTCATAAGTCTTGAGCAAGCTGTTATTAATGAACCAAGAAACAATCTTGTAAATTGCATACCCACCGAGGTACAGAATATTGTCATTTCATAAAGCACACAAAACAGTGTCCGATCTTGTACGAAAAGTGGTAGTACTTGAGATTACAGGGCATGAATAGTGATGTCTATTAGAGTGTCTTCATTTTTTCACAAATCTGAAGATTTGATGAGAGTTGACGTGGGACTTTGATTTGTGATATTTGAACGTTGTAATCTTCAGGATTTATGAATGCAATGTGTTGCATCTCAAAGACTGAAGCTTGaaatataaaattaataaataaactgaaCAGAACACAATGTCTACTTATGTTGCATTGAATCAATGTGCACCTACTTTTAGAAGGTGAAATACAATAGAAAACTGCCATGACAAAACCAGTATTTTATTACATAGGCAGATAATATATAGTGTGTGCTATTTCAGAGGAATACAGTCTCAGTAAAAGCAAACACCAGTGGCAAAATAACAGCTGCAGCCAAATTTCTACACCCCAGAACAGACATGATTGGCATTTCCTTGTTTTTTCAATATCTATAAAGAGGTTTTAAATACACCCTGACACATGGTGGGGAGTTGATTACAAGGCGGTAATCCCCCCAAGTTTGTTCTGGCTTGCATATTAACAAGTGGTAAAGTCATGAATATACCAGCCCAAAACCAATGAGGGAGCCATTGCTGTCACAAatcaacaccttttttttttttttttaaatatatacttccATGGAAAATATCTGTTGAATTCAGCCAGGCGAAGCAGTTTAAACTGATGGAGTCTGATTCTTTCAAAATGTTATGGTTTTCCTGGTTTGCAGATAGGTTTTAGAACATTCAAATCagacaatttaaatttaaatctgaATTATATTCTCATGAATGGAAACAGttacgtgtatttaaaaaaaaaaaaaaactattgtgatAACACAGATTAAGGgcatggaataaaaaaaatgagaataaaagaCCACACAATGAGGAGAATATATTTATCTGTGAAGGGGATCAATGGCAAATAAACTGTCTTGATTAGATGATAGAAACCTACCAGAAGGACACCCACGCTGACCATCCACGATTAATAGGGTTAGATCTGCACTGCAATTGTACAGAGGAACGAAAAGTCATTCTGTCAGGAGCAAATCAATATTAACTCAAGCCATGTGGCTgcatgtaaaaaatgtatatggTTCTTTATGACTGTTTCTGCATTCGCTttgcaaatctttaacaaactcaCTTTGGGGGGGGTACTGGTGCACCCCTCCTTTTGGTCATTTTATAAAGGCCACATGACAGAATCCCACCTTGCTCAGACTTGCTCAGAGACAGTCCCAAGGGTAAATCATGCTGCTGAATTTATCAAACATGCACAAACAGTAATAAATGATgtctaaaaacacatacattggataatattattattatttattattatttatttcttagcagacgcccttatccagggcgacttacagtcgtaagcaaatacatttcaagaatcacagtacaagtaataatacagttaagagcaagaaaaatacaatgactttggttctagcaagtacaaatatgacaaaatacgattcaataatggagcagataacagtgtcagtgatagttgcatcaggatataattaaatacaaaatactacagattaaataacacttgacagattacagtactgtccagggggaaaaacagaggagttccacaggtgctgtctgaagaggtgagtcttgaggagtcGCCGGAAGGTGGTCTATAATAGATTTATATGCAAAATATGACGGTATAAACGAAGTATTCCTTTAAAGTTGCAATGTATTTTACACAGTGATTATCATCAGCAGTGAGGTGGTTAATAATAGGAGGCCAGACAGACATTTTTACCAGCTCAAAATGTGTTAAAAATTGAAAGATTCATGTAGTAAGTGTAATCATAAGCCTATAGTAAATACTACAGTCTGTAAATACCTCAAACTGTAGAGTTTGCTGATGATGTTTTATTCCACGACCACAAAAGATCGGATTCCTCCATTAGAGATGTTTTTATTATCTGAGCGGGTGGACTTTATTAAAATGGGATCATCCTAATTGTTTTCTAACTGTTATTTTTGATGCCATCTGCTTTCTATTAGTGTCTAGTCTGATGTACTGGTGCAGTCCACAAAGGAATGAAGTCATTTCACACTACAGATAACAGGAAATGGTTTTGGAAAATATAGACTTGAAAattacatgtttaataaagtatgCCTTTTTCTCTGCTTGGTCCCTGATTTTACTTCTTTTGCATTTATTTCTTCACACattataatgttttctttttcctcaACTCACAGTTAAACAAACTGAACACTCAACTTTAAAAACATAAAGATTGATAATATTCTTTAGTAGGTGGACTGATAACAGCTATAACGTCCATTACAGAACATTGCACTTGATGGTATATATCTGCTTATGTGTCATTTGATATTGTATTATTGATCACATGTAGTTTTTAAACTCTACAAtgttcagaaaataaaacaaaattgtttGTATAGTTTCTATATTCTATCCAGAATCACCTGTGATATATCATTAACCGATTGCACTGAATTCACTCAATTCAGTGGACCAAAGTcccaaaatttgaaatatttttttagctttttatTGGCCttttcagaattacatttaacagCTTCAAAATGCCTGTTATGAACATATTTATGAAACATTTATATCCTctattattttattgaattgtgttttaaaGGGTTAGTTAATGTGGTTTCAATTAGTGTCTGATTACTCATTGATTTGTGAACTAAAGGAAGGCAAgtaaaaatcattataaaaaccCTTAAGGCTCTTTAACCATTTTGGTCTCTTGGTGATGGTATTATGTTTTCTTCtagacactaaaaaaaaaactttaggtgTTGCTAACGTCTGTGTATGATTAATATTATTGGTCTTTTCAAATCATTCAATTTGTATTTACTGAAATAGGTTGCTATAAATTTGGAAGGGAAATTGTTttggagtgtttgaagttatggggGCCTATTACTACATAATATTATGCAAGTTAAAACTttaataaagattttaaaaattacagttttaaaaatgtgataccAGATGTATTCCCTTGAAATATgttaatcaataaaacatttattttaacaaaaaagagCTATACTGcatagtatataaaaaaataattaaaaacacacacatacacacacacacacacacacacaaaaccataGTTTTTGTCGTTTTTTTGTCGTTTTAGGTGAACACTATTCTGTAGtgtgaaaattattattttcacacTACAGaatcattacatttaaaaatgtatagacCTCAGGAGCCATCACACTTGTCATGATTATTCAGGAGTAATGGGACTGGTTGAAGACTAATTGAGAAAAATCAATCTGATCATAATTACCTTTTgcgttttttaaatgtcaaatttGGGTAACCGTGTTTTgggaaataatgtttttttttgttgagaaaaatAGATAATTGAGATCAATTtaagtagtttttaaaaaatgtttgtaagTATTTTTTCAATTACCAATCAGAAACCACATCGTTCTGAGAAATGAGTTTCAGATGGGACTGTAGATTGTAGGATACAATTGTTCCCAGTTTAGCAGACAATGTTCCCTTTTTATCTACCTTGGCTCTGGTTCAAGGTTGTCATAAATGATCTACA
The Acipenser ruthenus chromosome 10, fAciRut3.2 maternal haplotype, whole genome shotgun sequence DNA segment above includes these coding regions:
- the LOC117406079 gene encoding N-terminal Xaa-Pro-Lys N-methyltransferase 2-like; the protein is MDYMGAHLAFKSRWKATDVDLCRHSMSFVLHNCIRNDFFVSYLFLLEKIPLVKLYALTSEVIDGEKQFYVRAQHFYQNVPATEEGMMGDFLELSEVDIEGSREFLKKFVGGPGKAGTACALDCGCGIGRVSKNVLLPVFEKVEMADMMENFLIHAHEHYLGDDADRVETYYCYSLQDLTPPVKKYDVIWIQWVACHLTDKDLSLFLTRCKASLKLNGVIILKDNMAREGCRLDPDDSSLIRHMDIVKSIIHKTDLEIICTQKQEGIPESFVPVWMIALK